The nucleotide sequence GGATTTAGATTCCCCATTCCTGAGAAGTGGAGATGGCAACTATCTATTTCTTCTGAAGTAGCTTTTTGGGATAATTATTATAGAACTAAAGGAGGTGATTGGAAGAATAAATACCAGTTAAAATTTGATCCAAACCTTGAAGTTCAACCAAATATTTCTAAATATTTTCCTAGTTCTGCGAATCTGAAAATTTTAGATGTTGGAGCCGGTCCGATGACATTTTTAGGAAAAATTTTTAGTGGCCAAAAGATCAATATCACAGCAACAGATCCTTTGGCTGATCAATACGATGAAGTTTTAGGTAAATATGAAATTGATCCCCTAGTTCGAACTATAAAATGCCATGGTGAGAAACTAGACGGCATGTTTGATGAATCAACTTTTGATGTAGTTCTCGCTAAGAATAGTATTGATCATTCTTATGACCCAGTTAAGGTAATTGTCAATATGATCAAATTAACTAAAGATAAAGTCATATTAATTCATGCTGAAAATGAGGCGGATAATGAAAGTTGGTATGGATTACACCAATGGAATTTCTTTGTAGAAAATGGTGATTTTATTATTTCTGGCAGA is from Marinobacter alexandrii and encodes:
- a CDS encoding methyltransferase domain-containing protein → MHRFIFKIEQVLGFRFPIPEKWRWQLSISSEVAFWDNYYRTKGGDWKNKYQLKFDPNLEVQPNISKYFPSSANLKILDVGAGPMTFLGKIFSGQKINITATDPLADQYDEVLGKYEIDPLVRTIKCHGEKLDGMFDESTFDVVLAKNSIDHSYDPVKVIVNMIKLTKDKVILIHAENEADNESWYGLHQWNFFVENGDFIISGRQTKVNFSAKYKNVVHIDSFIDEIDGLLYVVMTKKNSFK